A genomic segment from Melanotaenia boesemani isolate fMelBoe1 chromosome 9, fMelBoe1.pri, whole genome shotgun sequence encodes:
- the LOC121646080 gene encoding uncharacterized protein LOC121646080: MQLSCKQCTFSVYAEFNRIASTNLESDFFDSLDRFTPRFFTIFKSKKGSVGDKLAEIVQQIDSARQDVTALRTLVLRGLPILLGDDPSDFYNTAFVSNCSEAWAKVTVGLVTIINEDAPVSSDPLHLNPLSTGIILEGAPAMCLAFLDFPQSSWEQEIQAQGLIPGNETETEVDMEEILLLLLLMRSRRRRRSKVRRTWVRSWLQKRTGQGVYANLLQEMRLEDPESFRQYHRLDRESFGRVLEMVGPSIRKVDTTMRQSISPGERLAITRRFLATGETFRSLAFQFRIGERTVSNIVDETCQALYSTMREQYMKVPTTTGEWMEIAKELKERWILVASEQLMANTLPSNSQKTVVQSTSTTNISSVQGVFDSLAWAGLGWPGPVVITLSAGYP; the protein is encoded by the exons ATGCAGTTGTCCTGTAAGCAGTGCACTTTTTCA GTATATGCAGAGTTCAACAGGATTGCCTCCACAAACCTAGAGAGTGACTTCTTTGATTCATTAGACCGCTTCACACCACGGTTTTTCACCATCTTCAAGTCCAAGAAAGGAAGTGTTGGAGATAAATTAGCTGAAATTGTGCAGCAGATCGATTCAGCG AGGCAAGATGTGACAGCACTTCGTACCCTTGTTCTCAGAGGCCTCCCAATTCTACTTGGTGATGATCCAAGTGACTTCTACAACACTGCTTTT GTCTCAAACTGCAGTGAGGCCTGGGCAAAGGTGACTGTTGGCTTGGTGACCATCATCAACGAAGATGCACCTGTGTCTTCAGATCCTCTCCATCTAAACCCACTGTCAACTGGCATCATTCTGGAAGGAG CTCCTGCCATGTGTTTGGCGTTCCTTGACTTCCCACAGTCCTCTTGGGAGCAGGAGATCCAAGCTCAGGGATTAATACCTGG AAATGAAACGGAGACAGAGGTGGATATGGAGGAAATATTACTACTCCTTCTGTTGATGAGGAGCCGCCGTCGCCGGCGTTCTAAAGTTAGGAGAACATGGGTGAGGTCATGGCTGCAAAAGAGGACAGGGCAAGGAGTTTATGCTAATCTTCTCCAAGAGATGCGACTCGAAGACCCAGAATCCTTCCGGCAATACCACCGCCTGGACAGAGAATCCTTCGGGAGGGTGTTGGAAATGGTGGGTCCATCGATCCGCAAAGTTGATACCACGATGCGACAGAGTATCAGTCCCGGAGAGAGGCTTGCCATCACGCGCAGATTCCTGGCTACAG GTGAAACATTTCGAAGTCTGGCATTTCAATTCAGGATTGGAGAAAGGACAGTCTCAAATATTGTTGATGAGACATGCCAGGCATTGTACAGCACAATGAGGGAGCAGTATATGAAG gtccCGACAACGACAGGTGAATGGATGGAAATTGCCAAGGAATTAAAGGAGAGGTGGATCCTTGTTGCGTCGGAGCAATTGATGGCAAACACATTGCCATCCAACAGCCAGAAAACAGTGGTTCAGAGTACTTCAActacaaacatttcttca GTTCAGGGTGTTTTTGACAGCCTGGCCTGGGCTGGCCTGGGCTGGCCTGGGCCGGTGGTCATCACCCTGTCGGCTGGATATCCTTGA